One Rhinolophus sinicus isolate RSC01 linkage group LG06, ASM3656204v1, whole genome shotgun sequence DNA window includes the following coding sequences:
- the CLSTN1 gene encoding calsyntenin-1 isoform X4 yields the protein MLRRPAPALAPAAWLLLAGLLCGGGVWAARANKHKPWLEPTYHGLVTENDNTVLLDPPLIALDKDAPLRFAGEICGFKIHGQNVPFEAVVVDKSTGEGIIRSKEKLDCELQKDYTFTIQAYDCGKGPDGANVKKSHKATVHIQVNDVNEYAPVFKEKSYKATVVEGKQYDSIVRVQAVDADCSPQFSQICSYEIVTPDVPFTVDKDGYIKNTEKLNYGKEHQYKLTVTAYDCGKKRATEDVLVKVSIKPTCTPGWQGWNKNRVEYEPGTGALALFPNVHLETCDESVASVRATVELETSHIGKGCDRDTYSEKSLHRLCGAVSGTAELLPSPSSSLNWTVGLPTDNGHDSDQVFEFNGTQAVRIPDGVVSVNPKEPFTISVWMRHGPFGRKKETILCSSDKTDMNRHHYSLFVHGCRLIFLLRQDPSGEKKYKPAEFHWKLNQVCDEEWHHYVLNVEIPRATLYVDGISHEPFSVTEDYPLHPSRIETQLVVGACWQGGDLHMTQFFRGDLAGLTIRSGKLADKKVIDCLYTCKEGLDLQIPEENGRGVKIEANPSQSMLTLEGEDVGVLEKALQHVAYLNSRQFPTPGIRRLKLSSTVKCLNEAACISVPPVDGYVMVLQPEEPKISLSGVHHFARAASEFESSEGVFLFPELRIISTITREVEPDGERDEDPTVQESLVSEEIVHDLDTCEVTVEGDELNPEQEGLEVDLARLQHRGIEVSSSDLGVIFTGVDTMASYEEVLHLLRYRNWHSRSLLDRKFKLICSELNGRYVSNEFQVEVNVIHTANPMEHASHMAAQPQFVHPEHRAFVDLSGHNLANPHPFAVVPSTATVVIVVCVSFLVFMIILGVFRIRAAHQRAVRDQDTGKENEMDWDDSALTITVNPMETYEDQHSSEEEEEEEEEESEDGEEDDITSAESESSEEEGGEHGDPQTANRQQQQLEWDDSTLSY from the exons CTAACAAGCACAAGCCGTGGCTTGAGCCCACCTATCACGGCCTCGTGACCGAGAACGACAACACAGTGCTGCTGGATCCCCCGCTGATTGCCCTGGACAAAGACGCCCCTCTGCGCTTCGCAG GTGAGATCTGTGGATTTAAAATTCACGGGCAGAATGTCCCCTTTGAGGCAGTGGTGGTGGATAAATCCACTGGCGAGGGAATCATTCGCTCCAAAGAGAAACTAGACTGTGAACTGCAGAAAGACTACACATTCACCATCCAGGCCTACGACTGTGGGAAGGGGCCCGACGGGGCCAATGTGAAGAAGTCTCATAA aGCAACTGTCCACATTCAGGTGAACGATGTGAACGAATATGCACCTGTATTCAAGGAGAAGTCGTACAAAGCGACAGTCGTCGAGGGGAAACAGTACGACAGCATCGTGAGGGTGCAGGCTGTGGATGCAGACTGCTCCCCTCAGTTCAGCCAGATTTGCAGCTATGAAATCGTCACTCCAGATGTGCCATTCACAGTCGACAAAGATG GTTATATCAAAAACACGGAGAAGCTGAACTACGGGAAGGAGCACCAGTATAAACTGACCGTCACGGCCTACGACTGCGGGAAGAAAAGAGCCACAGAAGATGTTTTGGTCAAGGTCAGCATTAAGCCCACCTGCACCCCTGGGTGGCAAG GATGGAACAAGAATAGGGTGGAGTATGAGCCTGGTACGGGCGCCTTGGCCCTCTTCCCAAACGTCCACCTGGAGACGTGTGATGAGTCCGTGGCATCGGTGCGGGCGACGGTGGAGCTGGAGACCAGCCACATAGGGAAAGGCTGTGACCGTGACACCTACTCCGAGAAGTCCCTTCACCGGCTCTGTG GTGCTGTGTCTGGCACTGCCGAGctgctcccttccccaagcagctCCTTGAACTGGACCGTCGGCCTCCCCACCGACAACGGCCATGACAGCGACCAGGTCTTCGAGTTCAATGGCACTCAAGCAGTCAGGATCCCCGATGGCGTCGTTTCTGTCAATCCAAAAGAGCCTTTTACGATCTCTGTATGGATGAGGCATGGGCCCTTCGGCAGGAAGAAGGAGACGATTCTTTGCAGTTCAGACAAAACAG ATATGAACCGGCACCATTATTCACTCTTTGTGCACGGCTGTCGGTTGATTTTCCTCCTCCGTCAGGATCCTTCAGGAGAGAAGAAATACAAACCCGCTGAATTCCACTGGAAGTTGAATCAG GTCTGCGATGAGGAATGGCACCACTACGTCCTCAACGTGGAAATCCCAAGGGCGACTCTCTATGTGGACGGTATTTCTCACGAGCCCTTCTCCGTGACTGAAGATTACCCGCTTCATCCATCCAGGATCGAGACTCAGCTCGTGGTCGGGGCTTGCTGGCAAG GTGGAGACCTGCACATGACCCAGTTTTTCCGCGGGGATCTGGCTGGCCTGACGATCCGCTCTGGGAAGCTGGCAGACAAGAAGGTGATCGACTGCCTGTATACCTGCAAAGAGGGGCTGGACCTGCAAATCCCTGAAGAAAACGGCAGAGGCGTGAAG ATCGAAGCCAACCCCAGCCAGTCGATGTTGACCTTGGAGGGAGAGGATGTGGGGGTGCTGGAGAAGGCCCTGCAGCACGTCGCCTACCTGAACTCCCGGCAGTTCCCCACGCCTGGGATCCGGAGGCTCAAACTCAGCAGCACGGTCAA GTGTTTGAACGAGGCCGCCTGCATCTCAGTGCCCCCGGTAGACGGCTACGTGATGGTTCTGCAGCCCGAGGAGCCCAAGATCAGCCTCAGTGGCGTCCACCATTTTGCTCGTGCGGCTTCGGAATTTGAAAGCTCGGAGGGGGTTTTCCTTTTCCCGGAGCTTCGGATCATCAGCACCATCACGAGAGAAGTGGAGCCCGACGGGGAAAGGGACGAGGACCCCACAG TTCAAGAGTCCCTGGTGTCTGAGGAGATCGTGCACGACCTGGATACCTGCGAGGTCACGGTGGAGGGAGACGAGCTGAACCCGGAGCAGGAGGGTTTGGAGGTGGACCTGGCCCGCCTGCAGCACAGGGGCATTGAAGTGAGCAGCTCCGACCTGGGCGTGATCTTCACAG GCGTGGACACCATGGCCAGCTATGAGGAGGTTTTGCACCTCCTGCGCTATCGAAACTGGCACTCCAGGTCCTTGCTTGACCGGAAGTTCAAGCTCATCTGCTCTGAACTGAATGGACGCTATGTCAGCAACGAATTTCAGGTGGAG GTGAATGTGATCCACACAGCCAACCCCATGGAACACGCCAGCCACATGGCCGCCCAGCCCCAGTTCGTTCACCCCGAGCATCGCGCCTTCGTTGATCTCTCGGGTCACAACCTGGCCAACCCTCACCCGTTCGCAG TTGTCCCCAGCACGGCCACCGTGGTGATTGTGGTGTGTGTCAGCTTCTTGGTTTTCATGATTATCCTGGGGGTGTTCCGGATCCGGGCTGCCCATCAGCGGGCCGTGCGGGACCAGGACACCGGCAAGGAGAATGAGATGGATTGGGACGACTCGGCCCTGACCATCACTGTGAACCCCATGGAG ACGTATGAGGACCAACACAGCagcgaggaggaggaagaagaggaggaggaagagagtgagGACGGAGAGGAGGACGACATCACCAGTGCCGAGTCGGAGAGCAgcgaggaggagggtggggagcacGGGGACCCGCAGACCGCGaacaggcagcagcagcagctggagtgGGACGACTCCACCCTCAGCTACTGA